One region of Limnospira fusiformis SAG 85.79 genomic DNA includes:
- a CDS encoding M3 family metallopeptidase, whose protein sequence is MNHNTMTQNPLLIGKGLPPFADITTDNVVPGITQLLEELETTLSKLEENAEPTWSGLVEPLQELQERLVWSWGIINHLMGVKNSPELREAHQTVQPQVVQFINRLNQSQPLYKAFKALAESPDWESLEPAQKRIVEATIRDAELSGVGLTGEICDRFNAIELELAELSTQFSNQVIDATKAFSLTLTTPEEIDGLPPSLLSLAAQAAREAGEENATPENGPWRITLDFPSFGPFLKYSTRRDLRETVYRAYISRASEGELNNFPLIERILKLRKEKAEILGFSSYAELSLASKMAPDVAAVEQLLEELRTVSYEAGVQEFEELKAYAKSQGEKSDLKHWDISFWSERQRSEKFAYTDEELRPYFPLNQVLDGLFELVRRIFNVTITPADGLAPIWHPDVRYFQVADEHKNAIAYFYLDPYSRPAEKRGGAWMADCINRAKIIEDGITKIRLPVAYLQCNQTPPVDGKPSLMTFSEVETLFHEFGHGLQHMLTTVDYPGASGINNVEWDAVELPSQFMENWCYDRSTLFGMAKHYETGETLPEHYYQKILASRNYMSGTAMLRQIHFSLVDLELHHRYQPGGKETVNDVRQRLAAETTVLPPLPEDAFLCSFGHIFAGGYAAGYYSYKWAEVLSADAFAAFEEAGLDNDSAVVSIGEKFRHTVLALGGSLHPMEVFKSFRGREPSTKPLLIHSGLVPALRA, encoded by the coding sequence AGGATTAGTTGAACCTCTCCAGGAACTCCAAGAACGTCTAGTCTGGAGTTGGGGTATAATTAATCATCTGATGGGTGTTAAAAATAGCCCAGAACTGCGAGAAGCCCATCAAACAGTACAGCCCCAAGTGGTTCAATTTATCAACCGTCTGAACCAAAGCCAACCCCTATACAAGGCATTTAAAGCGTTAGCAGAATCACCCGATTGGGAATCCCTAGAACCTGCTCAAAAACGGATTGTAGAAGCCACCATTAGAGATGCGGAATTATCTGGGGTAGGATTAACCGGAGAAATATGCGATCGCTTTAACGCTATTGAACTAGAATTAGCCGAACTTTCTACCCAATTTTCTAACCAAGTAATTGACGCAACCAAAGCCTTTAGCCTCACCCTAACCACCCCAGAAGAAATAGACGGCTTACCCCCCAGCTTACTCAGTCTAGCAGCCCAAGCAGCCAGAGAAGCCGGGGAAGAAAACGCCACCCCAGAAAACGGACCCTGGCGAATTACTTTAGACTTTCCCAGTTTTGGACCGTTTCTTAAATATAGCACCCGCCGAGATTTACGCGAAACCGTATATCGCGCTTATATCAGTCGCGCCTCCGAGGGAGAACTCAACAATTTTCCCTTAATTGAACGCATTTTAAAACTGCGTAAAGAGAAAGCAGAAATTCTCGGTTTTTCTAGTTACGCAGAACTGAGTTTAGCCAGTAAAATGGCTCCCGATGTCGCCGCCGTTGAACAACTCCTAGAAGAACTGCGAACAGTTAGCTATGAAGCAGGAGTTCAGGAATTTGAAGAACTGAAAGCCTATGCTAAATCCCAAGGGGAAAAATCCGATCTGAAACATTGGGATATTAGCTTTTGGTCGGAACGCCAAAGGTCAGAAAAATTTGCCTATACAGATGAAGAACTGCGCCCCTATTTTCCCCTAAATCAAGTTCTGGATGGCTTGTTTGAACTGGTGCGGCGCATCTTTAATGTTACCATTACGCCCGCCGATGGTTTGGCCCCAATTTGGCATCCTGATGTCCGCTATTTTCAAGTAGCTGATGAACATAAAAATGCGATCGCCTATTTTTACCTAGACCCCTACAGTCGTCCCGCCGAAAAACGAGGCGGCGCTTGGATGGCTGACTGCATTAACCGCGCCAAAATCATCGAAGATGGTATCACTAAAATTCGCCTTCCCGTCGCCTATTTACAATGCAATCAGACCCCACCTGTAGACGGAAAACCGAGTTTAATGACCTTCTCCGAGGTAGAAACCCTATTCCACGAATTTGGTCATGGTTTACAACATATGCTGACCACCGTGGATTATCCTGGCGCATCTGGTATTAATAATGTAGAGTGGGATGCCGTGGAATTACCCAGCCAATTTATGGAAAACTGGTGTTATGATCGCTCTACATTATTTGGGATGGCTAAACATTACGAAACCGGGGAAACTCTCCCAGAACACTATTACCAAAAAATACTTGCCTCCCGCAATTATATGAGTGGTACAGCCATGTTACGACAAATTCATTTTTCCTTGGTCGATTTGGAATTACACCACCGTTACCAACCCGGAGGTAAAGAAACTGTCAATGATGTGCGTCAACGTCTTGCTGCTGAAACCACCGTTTTACCACCTCTTCCAGAAGACGCATTTTTATGTAGTTTCGGTCATATTTTTGCCGGAGGATATGCCGCCGGATATTACAGCTACAAATGGGCGGAAGTTCTCAGCGCCGACGCTTTTGCCGCCTTTGAGGAAGCTGGATTAGATAATGATTCCGCCGTGGTTTCTATTGGGGAAAAATTCCGCCATACCGTATTAGCCCTAGGCGGCAGTTTGCACCCTATGGAGGTGTTTAAATCTTTCCGAGGACGAGAACCTAGTACCAAACCATTACTGATTCATTCGGGGTTAGTTCCAGCTCTTAGAGCTTAG
- a CDS encoding pentapeptide repeat-containing protein, whose amino-acid sequence MTPVNAANLSDRDRLLKQNICVSFLWKVCDLQGADLRELDLTGANLTRANLQGANLQNAILQKARLGGAKLQGANLQGAKLFEADLNHANLMSANLNDSELLKANLTLANLQGAYLQSANLIEAILWGANLIGADLQQASLQSANLEYANLADSNLREADLHSFSFREFQKPTNLSHANLEGANLVNANVRGVILEGTIMPDGSIYQENTAL is encoded by the coding sequence ATGACCCCGGTTAATGCTGCCAATTTATCCGATCGCGATCGCTTACTTAAACAAAATATCTGTGTCTCATTTTTGTGGAAAGTGTGTGATCTACAGGGTGCTGATCTCCGAGAACTTGATCTAACTGGCGCTAACCTAACTAGGGCAAATTTACAAGGAGCCAATTTACAAAATGCTATATTACAGAAAGCGCGACTAGGTGGAGCCAAATTACAGGGAGCTAATTTACAGGGAGCCAAACTTTTTGAAGCTGACCTAAATCATGCTAATTTGATGAGTGCTAATCTCAATGATTCGGAACTATTAAAAGCTAATTTAACCTTAGCTAATTTACAGGGCGCTTATCTACAAAGTGCTAATTTAATCGAAGCTATACTCTGGGGTGCTAACCTAATTGGTGCTGATTTACAGCAGGCTAGTTTACAAAGTGCTAACTTAGAATATGCTAACTTAGCTGATAGTAATTTGAGGGAAGCTGACCTGCATAGTTTTTCTTTCCGAGAATTTCAAAAACCTACTAATCTGAGTCATGCTAACTTGGAAGGGGCTAATTTAGTTAATGCTAATGTGCGGGGTGTTATTTTAGAGGGGACAATTATGCCAGATGGGTCTATTTACCAGGAAAATACAGCCCTATAG